A stretch of DNA from Octopus bimaculoides isolate UCB-OBI-ISO-001 chromosome 23, ASM119413v2, whole genome shotgun sequence:
CGGTAGGTTAGCAGCAACATGAGGCTGAGGAACAAAATGCCATGTagtatttttgtctctttctgttGTAAAAGGTGTTACTAAGGGTGTCTCCATTTCTCATAGCATGAAGAATAAAACCACTTTCGgcagttaatgatgatgacattttggGTGGATATAACTGCTTTCTGCTTATGATGGCTGACAACTTGAGCTTTATTTTTTTCACACTCTACctatatatgtttcaaaaatatCAGTACTCTTTCACATGACTTTGAGTATAGCTATAGATTAGTAGCaattggtgcaggagtggctgtgtggtaagaagcttgcttcccaaccacatggttccaggatcagtcccattgcatggcaccttgggcaagtgtcttctactatagcctcgagccgaccaaagccttgtgagtggatttggtaaacggaaactgaaagaagcccgtcgtatatatcagtacatattgtaaagctgagtttgtgtgtgtgtgtgtgttgcatctatagaaattcacaccttacaagatagcaatctgggagtcgcaccagtggattcctcatggtcgaaaataCCCGGAAtcggccgtgtgtgtgtgtgtgtgtgtgtctgtatttctcaatgtgtgtgtgttgcaatgtctctctgtgtctctattTCTGTATAGGAATGACTGTGTTTCTCTACTGTGtctgtatttctatgtttgtgtgtgtgtggctgtgttccTCTACTGTGTCTGTACTTTTATGTGTGCAGTTGTGTTTctcagtgcatgtgtatgtctatatttctgtgtgtgtgtgtgtatgtgggactGTGTTTCTCTactgtgtttgtatttctatgtgtgtgtgtggctgtttttctactatgtctatttctgtgtgtgtgtgtgtgtgtgtgtatgcatctgtttctcactgcatgtgtatgtctatgtttctgtgtgtgtgcgtgtgtagggaTTTTTTTCAGTGGCAGCAAATGTACCTTCCTTTCTAACCATCTAAAACCTCCTCAGGGTGAACTCCAGCCTTGGGAATCATGGGAAATGGAAGACTCTGAATATAAGTCCAGCAGAAACCGCAACAAAAGCGAGAATGGTGAGCAAGAGCCTGATATCGACTTCTTCCAAGACATGACACCAAAAATCAAGAAAACAGCTAAAGTAAGTTCTTTGGTTTtgcttatgttttatttattcctttctccATCAATTTGTCTGAGATTCCCTTTTGTTCTGTGGATCTGAAAAAAGGTttatttgtgagatgtgacagcaaaaaagagcacacattcactctctgcatgtgattagactcagaaagtttgtgaggaacccattgacccaatttgctgacttttctaatggcacacaggtgtcactGAATGGTTGAATTAACAAATCCAagattctctgctagttcctcaacagttatgatggcattttgttccaccaggttttgcaggacgtcctcgtcaagctctatagatcttccaggatgaggctcatcttctaggctgtagtttctggcttggaatttctggaaccaccgttgctATTGACTttcacttattgtctgatccccatatactgcattaatattcctcacactttccattgtgttgttgcctttattgaactcataaagcaaaatatgtggAATAtcctcctttgtcacttccattatagctttgaaaatataacttaaaatcgaactacactcttaaagggcctctccttcagagtgaaaggcagattgtatgatgcctgtgtgtaagCAGCTATGCTGCAccacagtgaaacatgggctgtggctGTAGGGGACATGCgatggcttgaaagaaatgaagctaatatgctttgctgaatgtgcaatgtcagtgtgcatgtacaacagagtgcaAGTGTCTTGAGAAATtgagcataagaggcatcagatgtagtgtgcaagagagatgactgcactggtatggtcaggTGATGCATATAGACGAGGACAGCCGTGTAAAAGAGTTTTTACTGCTCTGTCATGACAGACAGACTCCCTTGTTGTGTTATCATTGGTTTTTCCTTGCCTGCtgtcatttattatttctattccaGATCCTGGTCAAGAAAGACAACAATGAGAAACTTGAAAATCCAGCAAACCGTTTAGCAATGACATCAGAATTCCCTGTCACAGTAAGTTAATGAATACGTTTATattatcaccattgttttaacgatcacttctccatgcttgcatgagtcggaCGAGAGTTTGCTGAGGCAAGATTTTTTTATGGCTTGATGCCTTTTCTGTCACTaattttcacctgtttccaagtaagcaGGTATTTCACCATGACTAGGCATGTCTCGGAAGATTGAGCATGAAGGACACACTGCTTGCATAACAGTGGCACTTTTTACAACTAGGAAAGGAAATGGTAACATTCATGACACACctcatggtaccgggttcagtcccatcgcaTAACactttgcgcaagtgtcttctactatagccttcggctgaccaaagccttgtgagtggatttggtagacagaaactgaaagaagcctgttgtgtatatatttgtgtgtgtttgtccccccgcctcgccacttgacaaccagtgttagagTGTTTACGTtgctgtaacttagtggttctgcaaaagagactgatagaataagtactaggcttaaaaagtaagacctggggtcgatttgtttgactaaaatccaagtctatgtgtgtttgtcagtgtgtatgtgtaagtctgtgtgactgtgtgtcagtgtgtgtttaaACCATTGTCATTGGTTATCTCTAacctgtcctctctctctcccttgtctctctctcccttgtctctctctcccttgtctctctctctcccttgtctctttctctctcccttgtctctctctctctcccttgtctctctctctctctcacttatctctctctctctcacttatctctctctctctcacttatctctctctctaacctgttctctctctctctcacttatctctctctctcacttatctctccctctcttacttgtctctctctctctcacttgtctctctctctctcacttgtctctgtctctctctctctcctcttctttcctcGCAGCAAGACACTGAGCTCGGCATTTGGGAAGAGAACGGCAAATGCTGGGAGGAGGCCAGTGAAGACCTGTCCTGGCAAGTGGACGCCACAATCAAGGAGAAGAAACGAGCTGAGCGCGAAGCTCGCCAGCTGGAGCAGCTCCGCAAGAAACAGGAAAAGGAACTGGTCCGGGGCCTCAAGAAAGACAGCCCTTTTGCTGCCGTGCGCCTGTCGTGATCTTccgccaccactgctgctgtcattagccatcaccatcaccatccatccagcatcgtcatcatcaccagtgcCATCGTCATCACCCATTTTTAATCATCTGCatcactgttgctgttattgtgttcgtcttctcttttcttgttgttgctgttcttgttgttgctggtacTGCATGTCCATATCTCTTCCTCTCCTACCCGCCCATCCACCCACGTCACCTTGGCGATATGGGTAGCTGGGTGGGGTGTGTGGGGTGGTATGTGGGAGTTGCTAGTAGAATTCCGACCTCTTCCCCTTTGACCCCCCATCACCATCTGATCCCCACCCcaggcactcacacatgcatacacacacacacacacacacatagacacacacaccccTATTGCTTGATCTTCCAGATAGCTCtcctaccactaccaacaccaccatcacagcagcagcagcaccaccaccaccaccaccattaaggTACCAGTATTATTTGCTTCTTTGACACCGAGCTGACAAGAGAACCTGCTAGGTCACTCGGCcaactaaaaataacagtcaaattttccCTCAAATTAATCTGACATCTAAGAAAAGCATATTTTGGGTCTCTTGTACATctgaaaaagacaggatgatcatcaTGACTGGACTGCCTTTGACCTCTAGGTCAGCTCAGTCAATGCCTCGATAGGTGGTGCCACCTGTCTGCGggatttctttgtatttcatttattctttctttttgttgtttgattTGCTAAgtcattaattaatcaattattttacctcgttagcattcagattgctctgtcaaatgtaatgcttatttcattcacattgttttaaattgatcTTGCATTATCTTTaagatgacattgtagggcagatgtgagaagttggatctggctagtttgaacatgaaGTAGGTAGACAATCTGGGCTGGATATaaactgatttaaatgctaaaggtttaactTTATAGCATTTAGATTGCTTTCAAATGTAAAGAAAAGGGTtaagacccctttcggtcatgaatgaccctgggattgcacctagaaagttcccctccgaggcacaagtccaggcaaagttgtttatggaagaccagcagtggcccctgcataccagcctctcctctccatgccactgatgttatatccaagggaaaggcaaaggggccgatacagattggcaccagtgacatcacaacttatttctacacctgagtgaactggagcaacgtgaaataaagtgtcttgctcaagaacacaatgcaccacctggtctgggaattgaactcactatctcatgcttgtgagcctgacgctctaaccactgagtcctGCGCCTTNNNNNNNNNNNNNNNNNNNNNNNNNNNNNNNNNNNNNNNNNNNNNNNNNNNNNNNNNNNNNNNNNNNNNNNNNNNNNNNNNNNNNNNNNNNNNNNNNNNNNNNNNNNNNNNNNNNNNNNNNNNNNNNNNNNNNNNNNNNNNNNNNNNNNNNNNNNNNNNNNNNNNNNNNNNNNNNNNNNNNNNNNNNNNNNNNNNNNNNNNNNNNNNNNNNNNNNNNNNNNNNNNNNNNNNNNNNNNNNNNNNNNNNNNNNNNNNNNNNNNNNNNNNNNNNNNNNNNNNNNNNNNNNNNNNNNNNNNNAGGGTAGGGGAcgtcaacaaaaaacaacaacagcaacaaccacagcaaaaaaaaaaaacaacaactggaAATGCTATTAGTTCTCTTCCACTATGTTTGGCGGGTTAACATTTTAGGGTATAGACTGTGAGACTAACACCTTACTTTTAaacatcgatacacacacacacacacacacacacacacacacacaaaagtacacgTTTAAAcaaagatgcatgcatgtatacacataaatatgcacctTAAAAGatacattcttatttatatatatacatatattatatatatatatgtgaaggtgtgtggctcagtggttagggcatgtGGCTcttgatcgtaaggtcgtgagttcaattcccggtgacgcgttgtgcccctgagcaagtcactttatttcacgttgctccagttcactcagctggcaaaaatgagtagtacctgtatttcaaaggggccagccttgtcacactgtgtcactctgaatctccctgagaactacgttaagggtacgcgtgtctgtggagtgctcagccacttgcacgttaatttcacgagcaggctgtttccgttGATCGTATCTGTTGagaccctcgttgtcgtaaccgacagaatgccccaatatatatatatatatatatatatatatatacacatatacatgactaagaaaaataaatgcaaagcaaggtggaaaaaaatagtactcaattactgaaggtagagtaatatgctgtattttttttttttttttttttttgttatcaaagCTGCAAGAACATCACCAAAAAAATCTGTTACTTAAAGTTTCACGTTTCCGTGAAAGGCTCTTAATCGCAACTGtccaacaaacaaacagaaacatgaaactctgagtaacagatttttggtgatgtttttgcagttttaataaaaaaaaaaaagcatatctgTAATATAGACACAATCTATTCATATGAGCTATTggatgtatagacacatatacatactgtaaCCATctcggggggtgggggtggggtcctTCAATAGAACTTCCACATTCAACGTACAGCAGCTGAACATTCCCTGATCTGAGTGGAAACTCATGTTTATCTCTTCGGCTCAGCTGTCTCAAATGTGCAGGGTTTGGTCTCAGCTTATCAAGTTTTCTGAACTGCATGCACAGTCCTGGAGTACAGAAGCATCTTACAAAACGTCTTCACTGTAAGGTGTGGTTGGGTTTCTCCCCCTTTtgggcccttttttttttttttaagtttctttgtttctttttattgtttgtagGTGACATTTCCGGCACAGTGTACCATGGTGGGAATTTTGGtatcaaagggagataatttaatgaactttgtacaatatatatatatatatatatgtatgtatatctacatatatgtatatagatgtgtatatatatgagtataatatatatatatattatataaatataatacatatgtatgtatatttatctctgtatatatctgtttgtgtgtgtgtatatatatatatatatatatatatatatacacacacacacatctatctatctatctatctatgtgtgtatatacacatacacacacacacatgtaattcttaaataaatatttaaaggaaatttttgtattttactcttttcttccataatttcattcattttgccCTTAATGAAGATTAATGAAGACAAACTTAGATTTAATTAACTTATTACCTGTGCTCTTATCATtgttcatcattgtcatcatgatcatattattattattattattattattattattattattattattattattattgttgttgttgttgttgggtgaaATGTTTGGTAgtctttcatctgtcttcacattctgagttcaaattccattgaggttgactttgcctttcatccttttgaggtcgataaattaagtaccaattacgactggtcccctcccccaaaatttcaggccttgtgcctaaagtagaaaggattattatcattattattattattattattattattattattattaaggcaatgagcttgcagaattgtctgtcactacattctgagttcaaattctgccacggttgaCTTTCGgtggggtcagtaaattaagtaccagttgcatactggggtcgacataattgaCTGGTCCCACAAAACTTTAGGCCTtctacctttagtagaaaggattattattattttttccttttttcttttggggaggggttcagtcaattagatcgaccctcagtacgcaactggtacttaattttttgaccctggaagtatgaaaggcgaa
This window harbors:
- the LOC106868166 gene encoding receptor-binding cancer antigen expressed on SiSo cells isoform X1 — encoded protein: MKILVNFVKKIFNIVFLILSPVRRLICRRRRHSDTPILPLNAVYSAPPTVSTSSLPPEGELQPWESWEMEDSEYKSSRNRNKSENGEQEPDIDFFQDMTPKIKKTAKILVKKDNNEKLENPANRLAMTSEFPVTQDTELGIWEENGKCWEEASEDLSWQVDATIKEKKRAEREARQLEQLRKKQEKELVRGLKKDSPFAAVRLS
- the LOC106868166 gene encoding receptor-binding cancer antigen expressed on SiSo cells isoform X2: MKILVNFVKKIFNIVFLILSPVRRLICRRRRHSDTPILPLNAVYSAPPTVSTSSLPPEGELQPWESWEMEDSEYKSSRNRNKSENGEQEPDIDFFQDMTPKIKKTAKILVKKDNNEKLENPANRLAMTSEFPVTVTFPAQCTMVGILVSKGDNLMNFVQYIYIYICMYIYIYVYRCVYI